Within the Verrucomicrobiota bacterium genome, the region TCAACCGCTTCGTCAATGTTGGCCTTGATCTGAGCAACGGCCTTTCGACGGCCGGCTTCGTCCGGATCATTGAGGTTGAGTTTCTGGCTGAGCTGCGGCGGCTGACTGCCGAAAACGTACTTGATCCCGGACTGTGCCAGCATGGCCTTGGCAGCCTTGCGGACCTCGGGGTCCTTGATCCAAGTGATCTCCACGAGCGTAAAGTAGTCGTCCGCGCAGATCGTGCTGAGGGTCTCGAGGATCCGTCCCTCGCCGGTCGCGCACTGGGGGTACACCATGAAGTGCAGGATGCCGACATCGGCATACCTGTAGATTGAGCCCACGTTAGAGCGGGCGGGTGTGTGATCCTCCATTTGCCGCTACTCCTTACTGATCTCAAAGATGACTTTGATGGCTTGGTCTTTTGCCTTGCCGGCTATCCGCAGCGCCTCTTGGTATTCATCGAGGGAGAAGCGGTGCGTGATCAGTGATTTGGCATCGATCTTCCCGCGGTCGATCAGCCCGATAACGGCATAGTACTGGTTGCTGTTGTAGCTGCTGGCGCCGATGTAGCTGATGACCTTCTGCGTGAAGTCCATCACCGGCACCGGCCACTGCTCCGTGCCGGTTGGAGGCATCGCCTCGACGATGAACCGGCCTCCAATGCCGAGCATGCTGCTTGCCTGCGTCCACGCCTGCTCTCCGCCGGCACAGAAAAGCACGGCATCGACCCCGCGTCCTCCGGTCAGGCCCATGACGATCTCGAGTGGGTTGTCCTTCTGCACATCCACCACATGCGTCGCCCCACACTTCTTCGCCATGGCAAGCTGGTTCGGGTACTTGCCTGAAACGATAAGCTTGGAGGGATACCGGAGGGCGGCCGCCTGCACGGCAAAGAGCCCTATAGGCCCGGCCCCGATGACAACGACCGTCTCGCCCGGCTGGATCGCCGCCTTGTCCACCGCATTGTAAGCGCAGGAAGCAGGCTCAACCAGGCACGCTTCATCAAGCCCCATCGTGGCGGGCACATGGAAGAGGGAAGATGCCGGCATGATCATCTTCTCCTGAAACGACCCCTCCAGCTCGCGGGGCAAGGCTCGCAGATTGGGACACTGCACGCCCCATCCCTCCCTGCATGCCGGACACGTCCCGCATGAGGCGAAGCTAAACGAAGTGACCCGATCTCCGATCTTGACGTTTGTCACCCCTGGCCCGCACTTCTCAACAATGCCGCTGAACTCGTGCCCAAGCACGGTGGGATGCCCCAGCTTATAGCCGCCTTCCATCGTGAACAGGTCCGTGTGACAGATCGCCGTGCACACGATACGCAGCAACACGTCTCCAATGCCCGGCTCGGGCACCGGCCGCTGTGCAAGCCGCAGCTTGTTCGGCTCATCTAAGACCAAAGACTTCATCGTTCACTCCTACAACTGCGGGGCGGACTCGACCAGCGCATGCCCGTAGCCCCTGCGGCACATGTCCCTACACTTATCCTTGCAGCCGTCTCCCAAGTACAGCACGTCAACGCCGAGTTGAATGATCCTGAATCCCTGCTCAAGTCTCATCTCGGTCTCCTCGGCAGTCCGTGCAGGGATCCCGACCGGCACTCCAGCGTTATTGGCGGCCTTACGCACCGACTCTATTGCTGAGACAACATCAGGATGCTCGGGATGGCCCAGGAGCCCCATCGATGCCGCCATATCGTCGTGACCAATGAAGATCCCGTCGTATCCATCCACCTTCAGAATCTCGTCGATGTTTCTCACCGACTCACGATGCTCGCACTGGATGAGAAGCAGGATTCCCTCGTCCATGCTGTTGAGGTACTCACATCTCTTCTCGATCGTGTAGCTGTGCGCTCTGGCCAGGCCGACACCACGAACCCCGCGGGGCGGGAAGTGTGTCGAGCGAACCGCGTTCTCGGCTTCCTCCGCCGAATTGACCATCGGCACCATGATTCCAGGGGCGCCCATATCCAGCGCGCGCTTGACCATGACATGGTCGTTGGTCGCGACACGCACGAGGGGCATTGCGGGGGTCCCAGCCATCGCCTGCATGAGCGTCTGCGTGGACTCCAGCCCGATGGCGGCATGCTCACAGTCTATCCCAAGCCAATCGAAGCCGATGTTGCCCATCAGCTCTGCAATGGTCGGGCTCGCGATCGTGATCCAGCTTCCGATACTGGAACCACCCTCCTTCAGCTTCTCTTTGACGCGATTCTTCACGGTGTCGCTCCTTAGGGTCTCGTTCGTTTCCGTACGGTTCATCTGCGGCCCGCTTGTCTTCAAACAGCCAACCGCAGTTGCCGACTCCGGCGATTGCCGCCCTGGTTTTCCCTGACGCGTTCGTTCCCGCGCCCCTGCAGGTCAGATATACTCGTCCAGGCCCAGAAGGAATCTGGCCACGGTGTTCTTGCCATGCCGAACGTGCGCTCGCACCATGTCTTCCGCAGCGGGGCCATCGCCCGCTGCGATCGTTCGAGCAATCGCCTGGTGCGCACCTTCCACTCGGCCCTCGTGGACAACTGGAACGCTGCCGGCTGACGCAAGCCGGCGCGTGCGCTCATCGTAGGTGAGAGCTTGCAGGAAGAACTGCCGTGCCACATCGACGACGCGTTGGCTGCCGCACATCCTGACGATTGCGGAGTGGAACTCCACTTCGTCGCTCACCGCCGCCATAGGATCGTCCGCCCTCCTGGCGAGATCATCAAGCACTTCCCCTTGACTCCTGGTGACTCGGCGCGAGAGCAGCCTTGCCGCCAGACCCTCTATGACTTCACGGATATCGTATATCTCTGCAATATCCACGGGCCTGAGCGACTCGACGAAGGTCCCCTTGTTGGCAACCGAGGTAACCAGTCCCTCCTGCTCCAGTTGGCTTAGCGCCTCTCGGATCGGGGTCCGGCTCATCCCGAGGTCCTCGGCCAGCTTCGCTTCCACGAGGGCCTCGCCCGGCTGCAGAACGCGCTCCAGGATTCGCTCGCGGAGAATCTTGTAGGCTGTTCGACCGAGCGGCTCCTCTCTTGACCCTCGACTGGAGACGTTACGCCCAGGAGCTGAGCGTGCCATTGCGTTACCTCCGCTGCATCTGTCGAACCGAACTGCAACTTGACCCACACATGGTACCATACGGGAAGGCCGTGTCAATACCGCACGTGTACAATCGCCGCACCATCTCCATGAGTCCACGCACAGACACGCGAAACGCGACACATTCCTCGTGTTGACACTCCGTGAAGGTCGCGGTATACATCGGCTTCAAGTCTCAGGCAAGCCGACATCCAACATGTGAACTGGAGGACATGCAATATGTACACGATTCTCCAACCCGAGCGACATGTCACATCGCCGAGCGCGGAGGAATACAATGAGCTGAAAAGCGCCGGTGCACAGCTCGTTCTCTTAGAGGATGCCCCTCGGGACCAGATCGGTGATCGTGTCCGGTCTGCTGATGCGCTACTCTGTGCCGCGATTCCCGTTGGACTCGACCTGATCAAGCCAGCGCGACGCTTGCGCGTCGTGGCCAAGCTGGGCACCGGGGTGGACAACATCGACGTTGCAGCCGCAACAGCGCACGGTGTGGCCGTAACCAACGTTCCGGGTTTCTCGACCGACGACGTCGCAGAGCACACGATCGCGCTGATGTTCGCCTGCGCCAAGCGGCTGACCTATCTGGATGGCGCAACCAGGGGGGGCAACTGGGATGTCCGGTTGAGAATGCGGCAGGGCACATTGGCGGGCAAGACCCTCGGACTGGTCGGCTTCGGCCAGATAGGACGTGCGGTGGCACGATTCGCGAGCGCGCTTGGGATGGCGGTCCTTGCCTATGATCCACTGGTCGACCGGGCGACGATGCTGAACTGCGGCCACACCGAACCAGCCGGCAGCCTCCATGATCTGCTTACACGAGCGGACTTCGTCTCGCTGCACGCCCCATTGATCCCGGAGACCCACCATCTGATATCAGGCAGGGAGCTCTCCATGATGAAGGCCACCGCTTGCCTGATCAACTGCGCGCGGGGACCGCTGGTTGATGAAGCCGCGCTGGTCGAGGCGCTGAAGTCGTCAACGATCGCCGGCGCGGGGCTTGACGTGTTCGAAGAGGAGCCCCCGAGACCCGATAGCCCGGTGCTGAACTGCCCGAACACAGTCTTCACGCCGCATTGCGCCGCTCATACGGATCGCGCGCTAGGTCTTCTGAGGCAGAGGGCCCTGCACTCGGTTCTTCAGGCCTTGCGTGGCGAGTGGCCGGACAATGTCGTCAACCCGCAGGTTCGCCAGAGCTGGTTCGACCGTATCAGCAACATCGAGGGCGGAGGCGTGTAAGCGATGGACGACAAGCGATGGATTCTGCTCTCATACAGTCTCGAGGAGTCGAGCCCGCTCCCGCCCGGCATTCCGCCCATGTCGAGAAC harbors:
- a CDS encoding alcohol dehydrogenase catalytic domain-containing protein, translating into MKSLVLDEPNKLRLAQRPVPEPGIGDVLLRIVCTAICHTDLFTMEGGYKLGHPTVLGHEFSGIVEKCGPGVTNVKIGDRVTSFSFASCGTCPACREGWGVQCPNLRALPRELEGSFQEKMIMPASSLFHVPATMGLDEACLVEPASCAYNAVDKAAIQPGETVVVIGAGPIGLFAVQAAALRYPSKLIVSGKYPNQLAMAKKCGATHVVDVQKDNPLEIVMGLTGGRGVDAVLFCAGGEQAWTQASSMLGIGGRFIVEAMPPTGTEQWPVPVMDFTQKVISYIGASSYNSNQYYAVIGLIDRGKIDAKSLITHRFSLDEYQEALRIAGKAKDQAIKVIFEISKE
- a CDS encoding GntR family transcriptional regulator, whose product is MARSAPGRNVSSRGSREEPLGRTAYKILRERILERVLQPGEALVEAKLAEDLGMSRTPIREALSQLEQEGLVTSVANKGTFVESLRPVDIAEIYDIREVIEGLAARLLSRRVTRSQGEVLDDLARRADDPMAAVSDEVEFHSAIVRMCGSQRVVDVARQFFLQALTYDERTRRLASAGSVPVVHEGRVEGAHQAIARTIAAGDGPAAEDMVRAHVRHGKNTVARFLLGLDEYI
- a CDS encoding hydroxyacid dehydrogenase, with protein sequence MYTILQPERHVTSPSAEEYNELKSAGAQLVLLEDAPRDQIGDRVRSADALLCAAIPVGLDLIKPARRLRVVAKLGTGVDNIDVAAATAHGVAVTNVPGFSTDDVAEHTIALMFACAKRLTYLDGATRGGNWDVRLRMRQGTLAGKTLGLVGFGQIGRAVARFASALGMAVLAYDPLVDRATMLNCGHTEPAGSLHDLLTRADFVSLHAPLIPETHHLISGRELSMMKATACLINCARGPLVDEAALVEALKSSTIAGAGLDVFEEEPPRPDSPVLNCPNTVFTPHCAAHTDRALGLLRQRALHSVLQALRGEWPDNVVNPQVRQSWFDRISNIEGGGV